In the genome of Sciurus carolinensis chromosome 3, mSciCar1.2, whole genome shotgun sequence, one region contains:
- the Nmur1 gene encoding neuromedin-U receptor 1 yields MTPLCLNCSILPRDLSPGDARIPTPCNDSEATVSFDPEDLNLTDEALRFKYLGPQQIELFAPICATYLLIFVVGTVGNGLTCLVILRHKAMRTPTNFYLFSLAVSDLLTLLAGLPLELYEMMHNYPFLLGAGGCYFRTLLLEMVCLASVLNVTALSVERYIAVVHPFRARSVVTPANVRRRLGAIWGLALLCSLPNTSLHGLQQLRVPCRGPVPDSTVCMVVSPRALYNLVVQVTTLLFFCLPMATVTVLYLLVGLQLRRERLLLLQQEAKGRGVRVARDSDTPRLQLQDRGRRQVTRMLYVLVMVFGFCWAPFHTDRLMWSLVSHWTEDLLLAYQCVHIVSGVFFYLGSAVNPVLYSLMSSRFQETFREVLGLGTHCHRRPHGSSHSLSRLTVGSTLCTVGTHGSRVQPLAENDGQEETEPS; encoded by the exons ATG ACTCCTCTCTGCCTCAATTGCTCCATCCTCCCCAGAGACCTGTCCCCAGGGGATGCAAGGATCCCCACACCCTGCAATGACAGTGAGGCCACAGTGTCCTTTGACCCCGAGGACTTGAACCTGACGGACGAGGCACTGAGATTCAAGTACCTGGGGCCGCAGCAGATAGAGCTGTTTGCGCCTATCTGTGCCACCTACCTGCTGATCTTTGTGGTGGGCACCGTGGGCAACGGGCTGACCTGCCTGGTCATCCTGCGCCACAAGGCCATGCGCACACCCACCAATTTCTACCTGTTCAGTCTGGCTGTGTCGGACCTGCTGACGCTGCTGGCGGGGCTGCCCCTGGAGCTCTACGAGATGATGCACAACTACCCCTTCCTGCTGGGCGCCGGCGGCTGCTACTTCCGCACGCTGCTCTTAGAGATGGTCTGCCTGGCCTCGGTGCTCAACGTCACTGCTCTGAGTGTGGAGCGCTACATAGCCGTGGTGCACCCATTCCGGGCCAGGTCTGTGGTGACGCCGGCCAACGTGCGCCGCCGGCTGGGGGCCATCTGGGGCCTCGCCCTGCTCTGCTCCCTGCCCAACACCAGCCTGCATGGCCTCCAGCAGCTGCGTGTGCCCTGCCGGGGCCCCGTGCCAGACTCCACCGTGTGCATGGTGGTCAGTCCCCGGGCCCTCTACAACTTAGTGGTGCAGGTCACCACGCTGCTCTTCTTCTGCCTGCCCATGGCCACCGTCACTGTGCTCTACCTGCTCGTGGGGCTGCAACTGCGAAGGGAGAGGCTGCTCCTGCTGCAGCAGGAGGCCAAGGGCAGGGGCGTCAGGGTGGCCAGAGACAGCGACACCCCCAGGCTCCAGCTGCAGGACAGAGGCCGGAGACAAGTGACCAGGATGCTGT ATGTGCTGGTCATGGTGTTTGGCTTCTGCTGGGCCCCGTTCCACACCGACCGCCTCATGTGGAGCCTTGTGTCCCACTGGACAGAGGACCTGCTCTTGGCCTACCAGTGCGTCCACATCGTCTCTGGCGTCTTCTTCTACCTCGGCTCAGCTGTGAACCCTGTGCTCTACAGCCTCATGTCCAGCCGCTTCCAGGAGACCTTCCGGGAAGTTCTGGGCCTCGGCACCCACTGCCACCGCCGCCCCCACGGCAGTTCCCACAGCCTCAGCAGGCTGACCGTGGGCAGCACCCTGTGTACCGTGGGCACCCATGGAAGCAGGGTCCAGCCTCTGGCTGAGAATGACGGCCAAGAAGAGACAGAACCCTCCTAA